A window of Candidatus Pantoea floridensis contains these coding sequences:
- a CDS encoding YacC family pilotin-like protein — MTKSIKILLLAGLLGFSSTSFALSESEAEDLADLTAVFVYLKNDCGYQDLPDAQIRKALVFFAQQNRWDLSNYSNYNMKSLGEESYKDLSGIAITNDQKCKSLARDSLSLLAYVK; from the coding sequence ATGACGAAAAGCATCAAGATCCTGCTGCTGGCGGGACTCCTTGGCTTCTCCTCCACCAGTTTTGCCCTGAGTGAATCCGAAGCAGAAGATCTGGCCGACCTCACCGCGGTGTTCGTTTATCTAAAGAACGATTGTGGCTATCAGGATTTGCCGGACGCGCAGATTCGTAAAGCGCTGGTGTTTTTTGCCCAACAGAACCGTTGGGATTTGAGCAACTACAGCAACTACAACATGAAGTCGCTCGGTGAAGAGAGCTACAAGGATTTGAGCGGCATCGCCATTACCAACGACCAGAAGTGTAAGTCGTTAGCGCGCGACTCGCTGAGTTTGCTGGCTTACGTTAAGTAA
- a CDS encoding DeoR/GlpR family DNA-binding transcription regulator gives MKGQSRLDQIMDYLKSHNLVTVEQLVSAISASPATIRRDLIKLDMEGVISRSHGGVTLNRFIPNQPTTLEKMQRNLAEKQAIAQFAARYVQSGDAVVLDAGTTMLELARQLTHLKLRVITADLHIALFLSEFKQIETTIIGGRIDDSSQSCIGEHGRRLLRSINPDIAFVSCNSWSIERGITTPTEDKAGLKMDLLANARRRVLLADSSKYGSWSLYCAAPIDSLTDVVTDARLDEAVCRDLRERGLGLQLT, from the coding sequence ATGAAGGGACAAAGCCGTCTCGACCAGATTATGGACTATCTGAAGAGTCATAATCTGGTCACCGTTGAACAACTGGTGAGCGCTATTTCCGCCTCGCCAGCGACCATCCGCCGCGATCTGATTAAGCTGGACATGGAAGGCGTGATTAGCCGCAGCCACGGCGGCGTTACGCTGAATCGCTTTATTCCCAATCAGCCCACTACGCTGGAGAAGATGCAGCGTAATCTGGCGGAAAAACAGGCCATCGCTCAGTTTGCCGCCCGTTATGTGCAGTCGGGTGATGCGGTAGTATTGGATGCTGGCACCACCATGCTGGAGCTGGCGCGCCAGCTGACGCATCTCAAGCTGCGCGTCATCACCGCCGATCTGCATATCGCGCTGTTTTTATCCGAGTTTAAGCAAATCGAAACCACCATAATCGGCGGACGCATCGATGATTCCAGCCAGTCCTGTATTGGTGAACATGGGCGTCGCCTGTTGCGCAGCATCAATCCGGATATCGCCTTTGTCAGCTGTAACTCGTGGAGTATCGAACGCGGTATTACCACGCCTACCGAAGATAAAGCCGGATTGAAGATGGACCTGCTGGCCAATGCGCGCCGCCGGGTACTATTGGCTGACAGCAGTAAATACGGGTCATGGTCGCTGTACTGCGCGGCACCCATTGATAGCCTGACCGATGTGGTGACGGATGCGCGTCTGGATGAAGCGGTATGTCGCGACCTGCGCGAGCGTGGATTGGGTTTGCAGTTAACCTAA
- a CDS encoding D-threonate 4-phosphate dehydrogenase, with translation MNKIIAITMGDPAGIGPEIIIKALAEGELAGVPAVVVGCANTLRRVMGLNVTPQAELRVLDQIKEAHFAPGIINVIDEPLADADALKPGVVQKEAGDLAWRCVKRATELALAGEVHAIATAPLNKEALHSAGHLYPGHTELLAQLTNTKNYAMVLYTDKLKVIHVTTHIALRKFLDTLNGERIQTVIGMADSFLRRVGFDKPRIAVAGVNPHAGENGLFGDEEIAIVAPAIKEMKQQGIDVHGPCPPDTVFLQCQEGQYDMVVAMYHDQGHIPLKLLGFYDGVNITAGLPFIRTSADHGTAFDIAWTGKANSASMAISIKLAMQLA, from the coding sequence GTGAATAAAATTATTGCGATTACCATGGGCGATCCGGCGGGCATTGGCCCGGAGATCATCATTAAAGCGTTGGCAGAAGGTGAATTAGCGGGCGTGCCGGCCGTGGTGGTTGGCTGTGCAAATACGCTGCGCCGGGTGATGGGGCTAAATGTGACCCCGCAAGCTGAGCTACGGGTACTTGATCAGATTAAAGAGGCACATTTCGCGCCGGGCATTATCAACGTGATTGATGAACCGCTGGCGGATGCTGATGCGCTAAAACCGGGCGTGGTGCAGAAAGAGGCGGGCGATCTGGCTTGGCGCTGTGTTAAACGTGCTACCGAGTTAGCGCTGGCCGGGGAAGTACACGCTATTGCGACCGCCCCCCTGAATAAAGAAGCGCTGCACTCGGCAGGTCATCTTTATCCTGGTCACACCGAGCTGCTGGCCCAGCTAACCAATACGAAAAATTACGCCATGGTGCTTTACACCGATAAGCTGAAAGTGATTCACGTCACCACACATATCGCGCTGCGTAAGTTCCTCGATACCTTAAACGGGGAACGTATTCAGACGGTGATCGGCATGGCCGACAGCTTCCTGCGCCGCGTGGGATTTGATAAGCCGCGCATCGCGGTAGCGGGGGTTAATCCTCATGCCGGTGAAAACGGACTGTTCGGCGATGAAGAGATCGCTATCGTCGCGCCAGCGATTAAAGAGATGAAACAACAAGGCATTGATGTACATGGCCCATGCCCGCCCGATACCGTGTTCCTGCAGTGTCAGGAAGGGCAATACGATATGGTGGTGGCGATGTACCACGACCAAGGGCATATTCCACTCAAATTATTGGGTTTCTATGATGGCGTAAATATTACTGCGGGCTTGCCCTTTATCCGCACCTCGGCGGACCACGGCACCGCATTTGATATCGCCTGGACAGGTAAAGCGAACTCTGCGAGCATGGCAATCTCCATTAAACTCGCGATGCAGCTTGCATAG
- the dtnK gene encoding D-threonate kinase, with the protein MTSQPWKTPVLVIADDFTGANDAGSGLARVGARVHVLFDSSTPHPAGSADVLVISTDSRAVSAQEAARRTRTALEQHQAMANDGWLFKKIDSTLRGNPGAEISAALQASGKKLALVVPAVPKLGRTTRDGEVWIDRQRLIDTEFASDPKTPVTSSHVLTRLQMQSALTGETLDLATVRGDQLTQVLASKQGLLVVDIEQDADLALLMAAAAALDERPLLAGASGLSDALGELLAARQPRPVLAVVGSMSAMAQQQIARLASQRDIRIIDIDIRQLFAQPAWPQAADWQQAILQALHDGAHCVVRTTQHADQRHDIEQLCLQHQVSRQALGERICQFLAQLTSTVCRQVQPAGLYLSGGDVAIAVAQALGASGFQIQGLVAGCVPHGVLLDSELHLPVMTKAGGFGDENTLVEAIRFIEEKLSE; encoded by the coding sequence ATGACTTCACAGCCATGGAAAACACCCGTCTTAGTGATTGCCGATGATTTTACCGGTGCTAATGATGCGGGGAGCGGGCTGGCACGCGTCGGAGCGCGCGTGCATGTGCTGTTTGACAGCAGCACGCCGCATCCAGCTGGCAGCGCCGATGTGCTGGTGATCAGCACCGATAGCCGCGCGGTGAGCGCGCAAGAAGCGGCGCGTCGCACCCGTACTGCGCTGGAGCAGCATCAGGCGATGGCTAACGATGGCTGGCTGTTTAAGAAAATCGATTCCACGCTGCGCGGCAATCCCGGTGCGGAAATCAGCGCGGCGCTGCAGGCCAGCGGCAAAAAATTAGCATTGGTCGTGCCGGCGGTGCCAAAACTGGGCCGTACTACACGCGACGGTGAAGTCTGGATCGATCGGCAGCGTTTGATCGATACCGAATTCGCCAGCGATCCCAAAACCCCGGTCACCAGCAGCCATGTGCTGACGCGTTTGCAAATGCAAAGCGCGTTGACCGGCGAAACTCTCGATCTCGCCACGGTACGCGGCGACCAACTCACGCAGGTACTGGCGAGCAAACAGGGCTTACTAGTGGTGGATATCGAGCAGGATGCCGATCTTGCCTTATTAATGGCGGCGGCGGCCGCGTTAGATGAGCGGCCGCTATTGGCCGGAGCCTCTGGCCTGAGCGATGCGCTGGGCGAACTGCTGGCTGCCCGTCAGCCGCGTCCGGTGCTGGCGGTGGTGGGGTCGATGAGCGCGATGGCGCAGCAGCAAATTGCGCGCCTCGCCAGTCAGCGCGACATCCGCATTATCGACATTGATATCCGCCAGCTGTTTGCCCAGCCGGCCTGGCCGCAAGCCGCCGATTGGCAACAGGCGATACTGCAGGCGCTGCACGATGGCGCACATTGCGTGGTGCGCACCACGCAGCATGCCGATCAGCGTCACGACATTGAGCAACTCTGTCTGCAGCATCAGGTTTCGCGCCAGGCATTAGGCGAACGCATCTGCCAGTTTCTCGCGCAGTTAACCAGCACCGTTTGTCGTCAGGTGCAGCCTGCGGGGCTTTATCTCTCCGGCGGAGATGTGGCGATTGCCGTGGCGCAGGCGTTAGGTGCCAGCGGTTTCCAGATTCAGGGCCTGGTGGCGGGCTGTGTGCCGCACGGGGTTCTGCTTGACAGTGAATTACACCTGCCGGTGATGACCAAAGCAGGTGGCTTTGGTGACGAAAATACCCTGGTAGAAGCCATTCGTTTTATTGAGGAGAAGTTGAGTGAATAA
- a CDS encoding iron-containing alcohol dehydrogenase codes for MNINSTVISGFQALNDLSYLLRGKKQALLVTDKNIEGIPAVQRLTAQLQQQMGSLCIINTVPPEPSQHDVASIVAALPGSDIDLVIGVGGGSVLDVAKLLSILCVAGAPTLDALLAGEKPQTRTPSLLIPTTAGTGSEATPNAILAIPEKETKVGIITPVMLPDYVALIPELTTSMPPHIASSTGIDALCHLIECFTATVSNPVSDNYALIGMKKLFTSLETTIAEPDNLEARLNMLWASYYGGASIAHAGTHLVHAMSYPLGGKYHLPHGVANAILLAPCMRFVRPAAVSKFAQAYDLLPNVDTSLDEEAKSHALVEYFAALVKRLKLPASLEELGIGPDHLPYLVEAALDVQRLMKNVPMKVGADDVRNVYLTLFPALSH; via the coding sequence ATGAATATCAACAGCACCGTGATAAGTGGCTTTCAGGCGCTTAATGACCTCAGCTATCTGCTGCGAGGTAAGAAGCAAGCCCTGCTGGTGACCGATAAGAATATCGAAGGCATTCCGGCGGTTCAGAGGCTGACCGCCCAGCTGCAGCAGCAAATGGGTAGCCTGTGCATCATCAATACGGTGCCGCCAGAACCAAGCCAGCATGATGTGGCGTCCATTGTCGCTGCGCTACCAGGCAGCGATATCGATCTGGTGATTGGCGTCGGCGGCGGCAGCGTATTGGATGTCGCGAAGCTGCTCTCTATTCTATGCGTCGCGGGCGCGCCAACGCTGGATGCGTTACTGGCCGGTGAAAAACCGCAGACGCGCACCCCTTCGCTGCTGATTCCCACCACGGCAGGTACCGGCTCGGAAGCCACGCCAAACGCCATTCTGGCTATCCCAGAGAAAGAGACCAAAGTCGGCATTATCACGCCGGTGATGCTGCCGGATTATGTCGCGCTGATACCGGAACTCACCACCAGCATGCCGCCGCATATCGCCTCTTCTACCGGGATCGATGCGCTGTGCCACCTGATCGAATGCTTTACCGCTACCGTGTCAAATCCGGTAAGCGATAACTATGCGCTGATCGGCATGAAAAAGCTGTTTACCAGCCTCGAAACCACTATTGCAGAGCCAGATAACCTTGAAGCGCGCCTGAACATGCTGTGGGCATCTTATTATGGCGGCGCATCGATTGCGCATGCCGGTACGCATCTGGTGCACGCGATGTCTTATCCGCTAGGTGGCAAATATCACCTTCCGCACGGCGTGGCTAACGCCATTTTGCTCGCGCCGTGCATGCGCTTTGTGCGTCCAGCGGCAGTGAGCAAATTCGCTCAGGCTTACGATTTGTTGCCCAATGTCGATACGTCACTGGATGAAGAAGCCAAATCTCATGCGCTGGTTGAATACTTTGCCGCGCTGGTAAAACGCCTGAAGCTGCCCGCCAGTCTGGAAGAGCTGGGTATCGGCCCGGATCACCTGCCGTATCTGGTTGAAGCCGCACTCGACGTGCAGCGCCTGATGAAGAATGTACCGATGAAAGTGGGCGCCGATGACGTACGCAACGTTTACCTGACGCTGTTTCCCGCTTTGAGCCACTAA
- a CDS encoding dihydrodipicolinate synthase family protein codes for MSKKIQGVLTAIVTTFDRDGAFNPVAQREQVKRQLRAGNGIFCGGTNGEFFVLNEQEKLAVTQTCVDEVNGTAPVVAHIGEISTRETIRLGKQVAKLGVDAVSVITPYFVPLKQEELIAHYRAVADAIDVPLFLYNIPARTGNTLQPETVRTLAAHPNIIGIKDSAGSYESLSGFLQAAAGIDSFDVLNGPDSLIHQGFVDGCSACISGLANVAPKEINAIWARFHAGDIEGSRLAQENVTGLRTDLYSVGFSPAAVKKAVSLLGFDVGDSRYAVSFSAEEEQKIRQIVNQYLQ; via the coding sequence ATGAGTAAGAAAATTCAGGGCGTGTTAACCGCCATCGTTACCACCTTCGATCGCGACGGTGCCTTTAATCCCGTCGCCCAGCGCGAGCAGGTCAAACGCCAGTTAAGGGCTGGCAACGGTATTTTCTGCGGCGGCACCAACGGTGAATTCTTCGTGCTGAACGAGCAGGAGAAGCTGGCAGTGACGCAAACCTGCGTCGATGAAGTTAATGGCACGGCGCCGGTAGTGGCGCACATTGGCGAAATCTCCACGCGTGAAACCATTCGCCTCGGCAAGCAAGTGGCGAAGCTGGGCGTGGATGCGGTTTCGGTGATTACTCCCTATTTCGTGCCGCTGAAACAGGAAGAGCTGATCGCCCACTATCGCGCGGTAGCCGACGCCATTGATGTGCCGCTGTTCCTCTATAACATCCCGGCGCGCACTGGCAACACGCTGCAGCCAGAGACCGTGCGCACGCTGGCTGCGCATCCGAACATCATCGGCATCAAAGATAGCGCAGGCAGCTATGAAAGCCTGAGCGGTTTTCTGCAGGCGGCAGCAGGCATCGATAGCTTCGATGTGCTGAATGGTCCGGATTCGCTGATTCATCAGGGCTTCGTCGACGGCTGCTCGGCTTGTATTTCAGGGCTCGCCAACGTCGCCCCCAAAGAGATCAACGCCATTTGGGCGCGCTTCCATGCTGGCGACATCGAAGGTTCACGTCTGGCGCAGGAAAATGTCACCGGCTTGCGCACCGATCTGTATAGCGTCGGCTTCTCGCCGGCTGCAGTAAAAAAAGCGGTGTCGCTGCTCGGCTTTGACGTGGGCGATAGCCGCTATGCGGTGAGTTTCTCTGCCGAGGAAGAGCAGAAAATTCGCCAGATTGTGAACCAGTATTTGCAGTAA
- a CDS encoding phosphoglycerate dehydrogenase, with translation MKVICTSPSFAKYDATPIEILQQQGFELITLPADAPLSALEPHLADTVALIVAFTDVNDALLALAPQLKIVCKHGVGVDNINLDATRKRGIYVTNVPDANKHAVADFAFALMLNCARQVTQAAIETRAGTWPRIFATDVYGKTLGIIGLGNIGKQVALRAKGFNMRVIAFDFYPDETFAAEHGIEFVTLDQLTETSDFITLHMPLTDKTHHLFDAARLKRMKKSAFLINASRGGVVNEQDLYQALRDNVIAGAAADVFVQEPLTEHPLFTLSNFIPTAHIAGYTDGAISAIGERCVTQIVQCICQGERPLNVMNGLE, from the coding sequence ATGAAAGTCATCTGTACTTCACCGTCGTTTGCGAAATATGACGCGACGCCCATTGAAATCCTGCAACAACAGGGTTTTGAGCTGATCACGCTGCCCGCCGATGCGCCGCTGAGCGCGCTTGAGCCGCATCTGGCTGATACGGTCGCGCTGATCGTCGCTTTTACCGACGTCAACGACGCGTTACTGGCGCTGGCGCCACAGCTGAAAATCGTCTGTAAGCACGGCGTGGGCGTCGACAATATCAATCTGGATGCCACACGCAAGCGCGGTATTTACGTCACCAACGTGCCGGACGCCAACAAACATGCGGTAGCCGATTTCGCCTTCGCGCTAATGCTAAATTGCGCGCGCCAGGTGACGCAGGCGGCGATTGAAACGCGCGCCGGCACGTGGCCGCGCATTTTTGCCACCGATGTTTACGGCAAAACGCTGGGCATTATTGGGCTGGGCAATATCGGCAAGCAGGTCGCGCTGCGCGCTAAAGGCTTCAACATGCGGGTGATTGCCTTCGATTTTTATCCAGACGAGACATTTGCTGCCGAGCACGGCATCGAATTCGTCACGTTGGATCAGCTGACGGAAACCAGCGATTTCATCACCCTGCATATGCCGCTGACCGACAAAACCCACCACTTGTTCGATGCCGCCCGGCTGAAACGCATGAAGAAGAGCGCCTTCCTGATTAATGCCTCACGCGGCGGTGTGGTGAATGAGCAGGATCTCTATCAGGCGCTGCGGGATAACGTGATTGCCGGGGCTGCGGCTGACGTGTTCGTACAAGAACCGCTGACGGAGCATCCGCTGTTCACGCTCAGCAACTTCATTCCCACCGCGCACATCGCCGGTTACACCGACGGCGCCATCAGCGCGATAGGCGAACGTTGCGTGACGCAAATCGTGCAGTGCATTTGTCAGGGCGAACGCCCGCTTAACGTGATGAACGGGCTGGAATAA
- a CDS encoding MFS transporter: MTNSARSSRIRWWIAGLMWLAIAINYIDRTVLSAAAPHLIKELDINPEMMGFIMAAFFWSYALLQIPAGWFADRFGQKKGLGIAVGWWSIATMAMGLATGFKSLLALRLALGVGEAAAYPSNAGITARWFPDRERATVSGLFDSASKFGGAVAMPLIVFMIAMFDWRLTFLAIGALGLFWVIAWYFIYAENPEDHQSISKEEVRFIRGGQTQKHGDKSVRPMKWYKLLRYRNIWAMCIGFFTINYTSYFFITWLPTYLVKDKGMDFLKMGMVAALPLICGMVIEVLAGWASDRMVHNKVLSLTATRKLFLTIGLLMALCIGFAPFTDSVFMTVLLLCIAKSGTTVAASQVWALPGDVAPQNSVSIVAGLQNTVSNMGGAVGPIITGAIVGATGHFTWALVFSAVLVVIGILNYLFLMGKVEPIVDEEQVTHSHSVVSGA; the protein is encoded by the coding sequence ATGACTAACTCTGCGCGCTCGAGTCGTATCCGTTGGTGGATCGCTGGCCTGATGTGGCTGGCCATCGCCATTAACTACATTGACCGCACCGTTCTCTCGGCGGCGGCACCGCATCTGATCAAAGAGCTCGATATCAATCCGGAAATGATGGGCTTTATCATGGCGGCATTCTTCTGGTCTTACGCGCTGCTGCAGATCCCGGCGGGCTGGTTCGCCGATCGCTTCGGTCAGAAAAAAGGCCTGGGGATTGCCGTCGGCTGGTGGTCAATCGCCACCATGGCAATGGGTCTGGCGACCGGCTTTAAATCGCTGCTGGCGCTGCGTTTAGCGTTGGGCGTGGGTGAAGCAGCAGCCTATCCGAGCAACGCGGGCATCACCGCGCGCTGGTTCCCGGACCGCGAACGCGCCACGGTGTCGGGCCTGTTCGACAGCGCCTCGAAGTTTGGTGGTGCGGTGGCGATGCCGCTGATTGTGTTTATGATTGCCATGTTCGACTGGCGTCTGACCTTCCTCGCCATTGGTGCACTAGGGTTGTTCTGGGTTATCGCCTGGTACTTTATCTACGCCGAAAACCCGGAAGATCATCAGTCGATCAGCAAAGAAGAAGTACGCTTTATCCGCGGCGGTCAGACGCAGAAGCATGGCGATAAAAGCGTGCGTCCGATGAAGTGGTACAAGCTGCTGCGCTATCGCAATATCTGGGCGATGTGCATTGGTTTCTTCACCATCAACTACACCTCCTACTTTTTTATCACCTGGCTGCCGACCTATCTGGTGAAAGATAAAGGTATGGATTTCCTCAAAATGGGAATGGTGGCTGCGCTGCCGCTGATTTGCGGCATGGTGATTGAAGTGCTGGCCGGTTGGGCATCGGATCGTATGGTGCATAACAAAGTGCTGTCGCTGACCGCCACGCGCAAACTGTTCCTGACCATTGGCCTGTTGATGGCGCTGTGCATCGGCTTTGCGCCGTTCACCGACTCGGTGTTCATGACCGTGCTGCTGCTGTGTATCGCAAAATCAGGCACCACCGTTGCGGCCTCACAGGTATGGGCGCTGCCGGGCGATGTTGCGCCGCAAAATAGCGTATCGATTGTCGCCGGGCTGCAAAACACCGTCTCCAATATGGGCGGTGCCGTTGGCCCGATTATTACCGGCGCCATCGTCGGTGCGACCGGCCACTTTACCTGGGCGCTGGTGTTCTCGGCGGTGCTGGTGGTGATTGGTATTCTTAACTATCTGTTCCTGATGGGAAAAGTTGAACCTATCGTGGATGAGGAACAGGTGACGCATTCCCACTCTGTCGTAAGCGGCGCATAA